From Oscillospiraceae bacterium CM, a single genomic window includes:
- a CDS encoding SEL1-like repeat protein, which translates to MPRLIFISPHFKSGAGNAAHLSYLVRYIATREGAAPTPTTDSNKPSTQKQAQLIRQIVKDFPLTKKRFEYQDYLANPTIANASDYIGIALEQNLDQIGKRENYVDYIGTRPGVSKTGAHGLFDGGGRELVLSQIQKEISEHPGVVWTPVISLRREDAQAMGYESPESWRAMLSACAADLAKAYKIKPEHLRWYASFHDQTHHPHVHMILYSTDPKEGFLTKDGITQVKSALARSIFPEQLQELYAADTRQRDALKENARRLYQELIDRMASGVLKNDRIEKLTEQLVAKLAMHKGKMQYGYLQAPVKAIVDEIVDELARGADVTEAFRLWFDIRTDILSTYQDEVQEIPPLSKQKEFKPVRNMVVVEAAKLVGHEFSFEEDANDEPEAEANVWALIRTVKADDADETERRNAVMLLLRKADGGNSDAAYAVGKLLMDEGIMQKDAPKALDYFRTAADAGNSYAMYQLGKRSITGEDAPKNASDALCWFASAAEQGNAAAQYALGKLYLSGADVPKDMKAALLWFTRAAEQGNQYAQFFVDHWNEVRSPSSFIAATRVLHHMSRIFQDNTPPRRGGRIQLDKKLLRELKQKKIAQGHKADDHEQEQTYITY; encoded by the coding sequence ATGCCTCGCCTTATTTTTATCTCGCCGCACTTCAAAAGCGGGGCTGGTAACGCCGCGCACCTCTCGTATCTCGTGCGCTACATCGCAACACGGGAGGGCGCAGCACCCACACCGACGACTGACAGCAACAAACCCTCGACGCAAAAGCAAGCGCAGCTCATCCGCCAAATCGTCAAAGATTTTCCGTTGACCAAAAAGCGTTTCGAGTATCAGGACTATCTCGCAAACCCGACGATAGCAAATGCCTCGGACTATATTGGGATCGCCTTGGAGCAGAACCTCGACCAGATTGGCAAGCGTGAAAACTATGTGGACTACATCGGAACACGCCCCGGCGTATCCAAGACCGGCGCTCACGGTTTGTTCGACGGCGGCGGCAGAGAGCTTGTGCTGTCGCAAATACAGAAAGAAATATCAGAGCATCCTGGCGTCGTGTGGACGCCGGTTATTTCACTCAGGCGCGAGGACGCACAGGCGATGGGATATGAATCCCCGGAGAGCTGGCGAGCGATGCTCTCCGCCTGCGCCGCTGACCTCGCAAAAGCATACAAGATAAAGCCGGAGCATCTGCGGTGGTATGCGTCCTTCCATGACCAGACCCACCATCCCCATGTCCACATGATCCTGTACTCCACTGATCCCAAAGAGGGCTTCCTCACAAAAGACGGCATCACTCAGGTCAAGTCGGCCTTGGCGCGGAGCATTTTCCCTGAACAGCTTCAGGAGCTTTATGCGGCGGACACCCGGCAGCGCGACGCACTCAAGGAAAACGCACGGCGACTGTATCAAGAACTCATCGACCGCATGGCAAGCGGCGTTCTAAAAAACGATCGCATCGAAAAGCTCACCGAACAGCTCGTGGCGAAGCTGGCGATGCACAAGGGCAAGATGCAGTACGGCTATCTGCAAGCGCCGGTCAAGGCCATCGTCGATGAGATCGTGGATGAGCTGGCGCGGGGTGCGGATGTGACGGAGGCGTTTCGCCTATGGTTCGATATCCGCACGGACATTCTCAGCACCTACCAAGACGAGGTGCAGGAGATCCCACCGCTCTCCAAGCAGAAGGAGTTCAAGCCCGTGCGGAACATGGTCGTTGTGGAGGCCGCCAAGCTGGTCGGCCATGAGTTCTCTTTTGAGGAAGATGCGAATGACGAGCCGGAAGCGGAGGCAAACGTGTGGGCTCTGATACGCACGGTCAAAGCGGACGACGCTGATGAAACAGAGCGACGGAATGCGGTGATGCTGTTGCTACGCAAGGCGGACGGTGGAAACTCCGATGCCGCATACGCCGTGGGAAAGCTGCTCATGGACGAGGGCATCATGCAAAAGGATGCTCCAAAGGCGCTCGACTATTTCCGCACCGCCGCCGACGCCGGCAACAGCTACGCCATGTACCAGCTCGGTAAGCGTAGTATAACCGGCGAGGATGCTCCTAAGAATGCCTCCGATGCGCTGTGCTGGTTCGCGTCGGCCGCTGAGCAAGGCAACGCCGCGGCGCAGTACGCGCTGGGAAAGCTGTACCTCTCCGGCGCGGATGTGCCCAAAGACATGAAGGCTGCGCTCCTATGGTTTACCCGCGCCGCCGAGCAGGGCAATCAGTACGCTCAGTTCTTCGTTGACCATTGGAACGAGGTGCGAAGCCCGTCCTCGTTCATTGCGGCGACGCGGGTCCTGCATCACATGAGCCGGATATTTCAGGATAACACCCCGCCCAGGCGCGGCGGCAGAATCCAGCTTGACAAGAAGCTCCTGCGTGAACTCAAGCAAAAGAAGATCGCCCAGGGTCACAAGGCGGACGATCATGAGCAGGAGCAGACCTACATCACCTACTAA
- a CDS encoding DUF3846 domain-containing protein: MSENKTLHILRVEPGKAPEEKDIGSDLKSLQEEVGGLIECVYLDDDSGTILVCNEEGKLGGMEMNRRLGEDIICGPFFLVRDDGEGDFASLSEQQLEQYKEVFGKPEQFAEYEPDAEPHMRFITF; encoded by the coding sequence ATGAGCGAAAACAAAACGCTGCACATCCTGCGCGTGGAACCGGGCAAGGCTCCTGAAGAAAAGGATATTGGTTCTGACCTCAAGAGCCTACAAGAAGAAGTCGGCGGTCTGATTGAGTGCGTGTATCTGGATGATGACTCTGGCACCATTCTCGTGTGCAACGAGGAAGGCAAGCTGGGCGGCATGGAAATGAACAGACGGCTGGGCGAAGACATTATTTGCGGGCCGTTCTTTCTCGTCAGAGATGACGGCGAGGGTGACTTTGCCTCTCTCTCCGAACAGCAACTGGAACAGTACAAAGAGGTCTTCGGAAAGCCAGAGCAGTTCGCAGAATATGAACCTGACGCTGAGCCGCACATGCGGTTTATCACATTTTGA
- a CDS encoding DUF87 domain-containing protein: MGKHTKKGTAPVKDAQIKEFLDMVSPGIIKFNTDHIICGNTYRCVWALREYPTATDEQAILRHLGEKDGVTLRIYTRQVTPTEEKQIIHNAANKNRMAGSNANDLQQTVTAESNLQDVAVLVSSMHRNREPLLHCAVYIELIAHEYDALKLLQTDVLTELVRSKLNVDRLLLRQQQGFLCVGPSGRNVFGAQFERVLPASSVANLYPFNYSGKTDAHGFYIGRDKFGSNILVDLDKRDDDKTNPCCLILGNSGQGKSYLLKLLLCNILESGKNVLCLDPEHEYIDLAENLGGCFIDLMSGQYMINPLEPKSWDDGSDGSDAADIADADAPQTFRQTTKLSQHISFLKDFFRCYKDFDDKNIDVIELMLAKLYAKWGISDRTNFAKLTPVDYPILSDLYALIEAEYKGFDENRYQLYTKELLQEILLGLHSMCQGAESQFFNGHTNVTSSRFVVFGVKGLLQASKNVKNALLFNVLSFMSDKLLTEGNTAASIDELYLFLTNLTAIEYIRNFMKRVRKKESSVILASQNLEDFAIPGIAELTKPLFSIPTHAFLFNAGNIDKRFYMDTLQLEESEYNLIRFPQRGVCLYKCGNERYNLMVHVPAYKEKLFGKAGGR; encoded by the coding sequence TTGGGTAAGCACACCAAGAAAGGCACCGCCCCGGTGAAGGATGCTCAGATCAAGGAGTTTCTGGATATGGTCTCGCCGGGGATCATCAAGTTCAACACCGACCATATCATCTGCGGCAACACCTATCGTTGCGTCTGGGCGCTGCGGGAATATCCCACGGCGACCGACGAACAGGCGATCCTGCGGCATCTGGGCGAGAAGGACGGCGTGACGCTTCGCATCTATACCCGGCAGGTCACGCCCACGGAGGAAAAGCAGATCATTCATAACGCCGCCAACAAAAATCGAATGGCGGGCTCCAACGCCAATGACCTCCAGCAGACGGTCACCGCCGAGAGCAACCTGCAGGATGTGGCCGTGCTGGTATCCAGCATGCACCGCAACCGTGAGCCGCTCCTGCACTGCGCGGTATATATCGAACTTATCGCCCACGAATACGACGCCCTCAAGCTGCTCCAGACCGATGTACTGACGGAACTGGTACGGAGCAAGCTCAATGTGGACAGACTCCTGCTCCGTCAGCAGCAGGGCTTCCTCTGCGTCGGCCCTTCCGGGCGAAATGTGTTTGGCGCGCAGTTCGAGCGTGTTCTGCCGGCCAGCTCGGTCGCCAACCTCTATCCCTTCAACTATTCCGGCAAGACCGACGCCCACGGCTTCTACATCGGGCGGGATAAGTTCGGCAGCAACATTCTCGTCGACCTCGACAAGCGCGACGATGACAAGACCAACCCCTGTTGCCTCATCCTTGGCAACAGCGGTCAGGGCAAGAGCTATCTGCTCAAGCTGCTCCTGTGCAACATTCTGGAGAGCGGCAAGAATGTCTTATGTCTGGACCCCGAGCACGAATACATCGATCTGGCGGAGAACCTTGGCGGATGCTTTATCGACCTCATGTCGGGCCAGTACATGATCAACCCGCTTGAACCCAAGTCATGGGACGATGGCAGCGATGGCAGCGATGCGGCGGACATTGCCGATGCCGACGCACCCCAGACCTTCCGCCAGACCACCAAGCTCAGTCAGCACATCTCCTTCCTCAAGGACTTCTTCCGATGCTACAAGGATTTTGATGACAAGAATATCGACGTCATCGAGCTGATGCTGGCGAAGCTATACGCAAAATGGGGTATCAGCGACCGCACGAACTTCGCCAAGCTGACGCCTGTGGATTACCCCATCCTATCGGATCTGTATGCGCTGATTGAGGCGGAGTACAAGGGTTTCGACGAAAACAGATACCAGCTCTACACCAAGGAGCTTTTGCAGGAGATCCTCTTGGGGCTCCACTCCATGTGCCAGGGCGCGGAAAGCCAGTTCTTCAACGGACATACGAATGTTACAAGCTCCCGCTTCGTGGTATTCGGCGTGAAAGGACTTCTACAGGCCAGCAAGAATGTGAAGAACGCCCTGCTGTTCAATGTACTGTCCTTCATGAGCGATAAGCTCTTGACCGAGGGCAACACGGCAGCGTCCATCGACGAGTTGTACCTCTTCCTAACCAATCTGACCGCCATCGAATACATCAGGAACTTCATGAAGCGGGTACGCAAGAAGGAATCCAGCGTCATCCTTGCCAGCCAGAACCTCGAAGACTTCGCCATCCCCGGCATCGCCGAGTTGACAAAGCCCCTGTTCAGCATCCCCACCCACGCCTTCCTGTTCAACGCCGGCAACATCGACAAGCGCTTCTATATGGACACGCTCCAGCTCGAGGAATCCGAGTACAACCTCATCCGCTTCCCCCAGCGGGGCGTTTGCCTCTACAAATGCGGCAACGAGCGGTATAACCTTATGGTCCACGTTCCGGCGTATAAGGAAAAGCTGTTCGGCAAGGCAGGTGGTCGCTGA
- a CDS encoding 4-oxalocrotonate tautomerase, with product MENTKNLCAQIPESLHARVRSEQEQSGQTLSQYVTMLITEYYNQKEGKKMDGNRTMAFQIPEELFQRIKRYLDSESERTGKKLSQREFVLGLIQQALDDANIE from the coding sequence ATGGAGAACACTAAGAACCTCTGCGCTCAGATACCAGAATCCCTGCACGCCAGAGTGCGCTCGGAGCAGGAGCAATCAGGTCAGACGCTCAGCCAATATGTGACTATGCTTATAACAGAATACTACAATCAGAAAGAAGGAAAGAAAATGGACGGCAACAGAACTATGGCATTCCAGATCCCGGAGGAACTCTTCCAGCGGATCAAGCGCTACCTCGATAGCGAGTCGGAGCGCACCGGCAAGAAGCTCAGTCAGCGGGAGTTCGTGCTGGGACTTATCCAGCAGGCTCTGGACGACGCAAACATCGAATAA
- a CDS encoding DNA cytosine methyltransferase, with protein MSTDEKKLDSQQVAPPLPDNIGITQSSGLDHHAVFSRQRVDVFKDDEIASTQSARQHKDATDLVCQPTYQQTVGTIGYSDHKGVNNQFVSEDKCIVERTCLIRRLTPLECERLQGFPDGWTDIPDASDSARYKALGNSVAIPCVEFVLHGLAAALRVVG; from the coding sequence ATGTCAACGGATGAAAAAAAGCTTGATTCTCAACAAGTAGCTCCGCCCTTACCTGACAACATCGGAATAACTCAATCCTCGGGATTAGATCATCACGCAGTCTTTTCCCGACAGCGTGTGGATGTTTTCAAGGATGATGAGATTGCCAGCACCCAGAGCGCAAGGCAGCACAAGGATGCCACCGATCTCGTCTGCCAGCCGACCTATCAGCAGACGGTGGGCACCATCGGCTACAGCGACCACAAGGGCGTCAACAATCAGTTCGTCAGCGAGGATAAATGCATCGTGGAACGCACCTGCCTCATCCGCCGCCTGACGCCTCTGGAGTGCGAAAGGCTCCAAGGCTTCCCCGATGGCTGGACGGATATCCCTGATGCATCCGACAGCGCACGGTATAAAGCGCTGGGCAACAGCGTGGCGATCCCCTGCGTTGAGTTCGTTCTGCATGGCCTTGCCGCCGCTCTCCGAGTGGTCGGGTAA
- a CDS encoding HD domain-containing protein yields MNLIGQIITAMIAYYAGDVRRINHFLKVYGFAKAIGEMEGLDESTQEIIEIAALTHDIGIKNSEEKYNSSAGNYQQIEGPPEAKKLLEGLDIESGVIDRVCWLIARHHTYTDIQGIDYQILVEADFLVNFYEDDMSIDSVHSAGGKMFKTLSGKAILNAIYA; encoded by the coding sequence ATGAACCTTATTGGACAGATAATCACCGCTATGATTGCCTATTACGCCGGGGATGTTCGGCGAATTAACCATTTTCTGAAGGTATACGGTTTTGCCAAGGCAATCGGAGAGATGGAAGGATTAGACGAAAGCACGCAGGAGATTATTGAAATCGCGGCGCTTACTCATGACATTGGGATTAAAAACAGCGAGGAAAAGTACAACAGCTCCGCTGGAAACTATCAGCAGATTGAAGGTCCGCCTGAAGCAAAAAAGCTTCTGGAGGGGTTAGACATCGAATCGGGTGTTATTGACCGTGTTTGCTGGCTTATCGCGCGTCATCATACCTATACCGACATTCAGGGAATCGATTATCAGATACTGGTTGAGGCGGACTTTCTTGTTAATTTTTATGAGGATGATATGTCGATTGACTCCGTTCACAGTGCCGGGGGTAAAATGTTTAAAACATTGAGTGGGAAAGCTATTCTAAACGCAATATATGCCTAA
- a CDS encoding DsrE family protein: protein MKIGVIIETKEFEKSWNAMRFAVTARKNGHEVKVFLMGEAVEIESLHHEKFDVATQVEAFHEAGGEILACGTCLKSRNMDGSEVCPLSTMIDCLKMVEWADKTVTF, encoded by the coding sequence ATGAAAATTGGGGTTATTATCGAGACAAAGGAATTTGAGAAGTCCTGGAACGCGATGCGTTTTGCCGTTACAGCCAGAAAGAACGGGCATGAAGTAAAGGTTTTTCTGATGGGGGAAGCTGTTGAAATTGAGAGCCTTCACCACGAAAAATTTGACGTGGCTACTCAGGTTGAGGCGTTTCATGAGGCAGGCGGAGAAATTCTCGCTTGCGGCACTTGCCTCAAATCAAGGAATATGGACGGCAGCGAAGTCTGCCCACTTTCAACAATGATTGATTGCCTGAAGATGGTGGAATGGGCGGATAAAACGGTAACCTTCTAA
- a CDS encoding ferredoxin produces the protein MKAMIDREDCISCGLCASTCPEVFRMADDGRAEVCADPVPESAEDAAAEARDNCPVSVITVE, from the coding sequence ATGAAAGCGATGATCGACAGAGAAGACTGTATTTCCTGCGGACTATGCGCATCAACCTGTCCGGAGGTATTCCGGATGGCTGATGACGGGCGCGCGGAGGTTTGCGCGGACCCTGTTCCTGAATCTGCGGAAGACGCGGCAGCAGAAGCGCGGGATAACTGTCCCGTCTCTGTTATCACGGTAGAATAA
- the hcp gene encoding hydroxylamine reductase, protein MSMFCYQCQETAGGKGCAVRGVCGKTEEVAKLQDLLIYTLKGISEIVVKGKLDVKTLGETNYEVLSSLFMTITNANFDDGSIEKQIMKMIAARDKLRDSVASAGLHDAATFTVSSRESMLEKAATVGVLSTANEDVRSLREMITYGLKGMAAYAEHAKNIGKEDLAINAFIYEALAATLDDSLSADDLVALTLKTGEYGVKVMALLDEANTSRFGNPEITEVNIGVRKNPAILISGHDLTDLEQLLEQTKGTGVDVYTHSEMLPAHYYPAFKKYDNFAGNYGNAWWKQLDEFVSFHGPILFTTNCIVPPRSEEVRGRIFTTGSTGYPGCKHIEAEENGKKDFSEIIALAKTLPAPDEIETGSIVGGFAHNQVIALADKVVDAVKSGAIKKFFVMAGCDGRMKSREYYTEFAEKLPKDTVILTAGCAKYRYNKLKLGDIGGIPRVLDAGQCNDSYSLAVIALKLKEVFGLDDINKLPIAYNIAWYEQKAVIVLLALLYLGVKNIHLGPTLPGFLSPNVAKVLVEKFGIAGVGAVDDDIKLFMNA, encoded by the coding sequence ATGAGTATGTTTTGTTATCAGTGTCAGGAAACCGCTGGAGGAAAGGGCTGCGCGGTGCGCGGCGTCTGCGGAAAAACCGAAGAAGTAGCAAAGCTTCAGGATCTTCTGATTTACACCCTCAAGGGCATTTCAGAAATTGTAGTCAAAGGAAAGCTGGACGTCAAAACCCTCGGCGAAACAAATTATGAGGTGCTCAGCAGCCTGTTTATGACCATCACCAACGCGAATTTCGACGACGGCTCTATTGAAAAGCAGATCATGAAAATGATCGCCGCAAGAGACAAACTCAGAGATTCTGTTGCTTCTGCGGGTTTACACGACGCGGCGACTTTCACGGTTAGTTCAAGAGAATCCATGCTGGAAAAGGCCGCAACCGTCGGCGTGCTGTCAACCGCAAACGAGGATGTGCGTTCTCTGCGCGAGATGATCACATACGGTCTTAAGGGCATGGCGGCCTATGCCGAGCATGCGAAAAACATCGGAAAAGAAGACTTGGCCATCAACGCCTTCATCTATGAGGCGCTGGCTGCAACGCTGGACGACTCCCTCTCCGCCGATGATCTGGTTGCGCTGACACTGAAAACAGGCGAATACGGCGTCAAAGTCATGGCTCTTTTGGATGAGGCCAACACCTCGCGGTTCGGCAATCCTGAAATCACTGAAGTTAATATCGGCGTCAGAAAAAATCCCGCGATCCTGATTTCCGGCCATGACCTGACCGATCTGGAACAGCTTTTGGAGCAGACGAAGGGAACTGGCGTGGATGTATATACCCATAGCGAGATGCTGCCCGCCCATTATTACCCGGCTTTCAAAAAATACGATAATTTCGCGGGCAACTACGGCAACGCATGGTGGAAGCAGCTTGACGAATTTGTCTCCTTCCATGGTCCCATCCTGTTTACCACCAACTGCATCGTTCCGCCCAGAAGCGAGGAGGTCCGGGGCAGGATATTTACAACGGGTTCCACGGGCTATCCTGGCTGCAAGCACATTGAAGCCGAGGAGAACGGCAAAAAGGATTTTTCCGAAATCATCGCGCTTGCCAAAACTCTTCCCGCACCAGATGAAATTGAGACTGGCAGCATCGTGGGCGGCTTTGCCCATAATCAGGTAATTGCCCTGGCCGACAAGGTTGTCGATGCCGTCAAATCAGGCGCGATCAAGAAGTTCTTTGTTATGGCCGGCTGTGACGGACGCATGAAGTCCAGAGAATACTACACCGAGTTTGCCGAGAAGCTCCCGAAGGACACGGTGATTCTTACGGCGGGCTGCGCGAAGTATCGCTATAATAAGCTGAAGCTGGGCGATATCGGCGGTATTCCGAGGGTTCTGGACGCCGGGCAGTGCAACGACTCCTATTCTCTGGCGGTCATTGCCCTTAAGCTCAAAGAGGTGTTCGGACTCGACGATATCAACAAGCTGCCGATTGCGTATAATATCGCCTGGTACGAACAGAAGGCCGTCATCGTTCTCTTGGCTCTGCTGTACCTGGGCGTGAAGAACATCCATCTCGGCCCCACGCTGCCGGGCTTCCTGTCACCCAATGTGGCCAAGGTGCTGGTTGAAAAATTCGGTATCGCGGGTGTCGGAGCGGTTGACGATGACATCAAACTGTTCATGAATGCCTGA
- a CDS encoding rubredoxin, translated as MKKYRCIPCGYIYDPALGDPDSGIAPGTAFEDLPDDWQCPICFVGKDEFEPVED; from the coding sequence ATGAAAAAGTACAGGTGTATTCCCTGCGGGTATATCTACGATCCCGCGCTTGGCGATCCCGACAGCGGCATCGCGCCCGGCACGGCATTTGAAGATTTACCCGATGATTGGCAGTGCCCGATCTGTTTTGTCGGCAAGGACGAATTCGAACCTGTTGAAGACTGA
- a CDS encoding cupin domain-containing protein codes for MIEKEYKLSKTNEKAIEKVIFDENLHYLHMVFNKGEGLPEHLSNSNVYMTVIRGRLSIGLDEQEIHEYEAGTLLKIPFQAKMNVRNTHDETLELIIVKAPAPKS; via the coding sequence ATGATAGAAAAAGAGTATAAGCTGTCCAAAACAAATGAAAAAGCGATAGAAAAAGTTATATTTGACGAAAACCTTCATTACCTCCACATGGTGTTCAACAAGGGTGAGGGATTGCCGGAGCACTTATCCAATTCAAACGTGTATATGACCGTCATTCGCGGAAGGCTCTCCATCGGCCTTGATGAGCAGGAAATCCATGAGTACGAAGCCGGGACTCTGCTGAAAATCCCGTTTCAAGCCAAAATGAATGTCAGAAATACGCATGACGAAACGCTGGAGCTGATTATCGTAAAGGCGCCCGCACCGAAAAGCTGA